In the Cherax quadricarinatus isolate ZL_2023a chromosome 96, ASM3850222v1, whole genome shotgun sequence genome, one interval contains:
- the LOC138855492 gene encoding uncharacterized protein, giving the protein MVGTVKRCIRKVLHGRRVSCDELRTVLVEIEARVNNRPLTYVQNGIDEQEALTPNHMLFGRRIEPFPAILSQSSKELDYYGPDGPPINEELHRSHNRLVNILDKWNQVWRRDYLTTLREHFYGADPEANKMMLSEGDLVLVESEAPRAHWPLGLVVSTHPDKAGRLRMVKVRMNGVETIRPINRLLPLEVHTVGPGHEKSDQRLSELSGRTTRRTALESRAHWGGLREADLI; this is encoded by the coding sequence atggtgggcacagtcaaaaggtgcattcggaaggtcttgcacggcaggagggtgagctgtgatgaactgaggacagtgttagttgagatagaggcaagagttaataacaggcctctgacctacgtacaaaatgggattgacgagcaagaagctctcacccccaatcacatgctgtttggaagaaggattgagcccttccccgcaattttgagtcagtcttccaaggagctggattattatgggccagatggtccccccatcaatgaagaactgcacaggagtcacaacagactggtgaacatcctggacaaatggaaccaggtgtggcgcagggattacttgacaaccttgcgggaacatttctatggtgccgaccccgaggcgaataagatgatgctaagtgaaggggacctggtgctggtagaatccgaggcgccgagggcacactggcctcttggcctggtagtgtcaacccacccagacaaggctgggcggttgagaatggtgaaagtgagaatgaacggtgtcgagactataagacccatcaacaggcttttgcctctcgaggtccacacggtgggaccgggacatgagaaatcagaccagaggttgagtgagctgagcggccggacgacccgtcgaacggcgctcgagtccagggcccactgggggggcctgcgggaggcagacttgatctag